A stretch of the Drosophila sulfurigaster albostrigata strain 15112-1811.04 chromosome 2L, ASM2355843v2, whole genome shotgun sequence genome encodes the following:
- the LOC133837190 gene encoding ER membrane protein complex subunit 5 — MGSKFFNKLLLIGGFASLAHAAFSAAHHRTYLRLTEQEWSSLPLDIILQTVISLMIVVYNIIQIVGDFKEIRATVDMQAKTWDTLGNFPSFYTFNHRGRALSPSYKPHDYDD, encoded by the exons ATGGGCAGCAAgttctttaataaattgctaTTAATCGGCGGCTTTGCAAGTCTGGCACATGCTGCCTTTTCGGCCGCTCATC ATCGCACTTATTTGAGGCTCACTGAACAGGAGTGGAGCAGTCTGCCATTGGAT ATTATACTGCAAACGGTGATCAGCCTGATGATTGTCGTCTACAATATTATCCAGATTGTGGGCGATTTTAAGGAGATTCGGGCCACTGTCGACATGCAGGCAAAGACCTGGGACACCCTTGGCAACTTCCCATCATTCTACACTTTCAATCATCGTGGACGCGCCCTCAGTCCCAGCTACAAACCGCATGACTATGATGATTAG
- the LOC133837159 gene encoding uncharacterized protein LOC133837159 → MLFNSILLPLSLGLFLLLLPPSWGIVCYHCDSIALPECAQTLGEVGLLPYKECATELTCSMSIVDSITYRGCGAETPTTQATYSKRCSSNLCNAGVYPPGRLKCHHCAGETCVSAPAGKPHPCLQHYEVDQCYTEVLNATWAYRGCSSDQNHTAAATAQLCDINGCNEEEGAWTLSCVRCDSQQTLGCKMDLFQLSNSATCNISQFEQCEMQMLLSDEEPQYCFSYRHLSRVVRGCSAELPAELKAVKDDLVQCATADNCNAGCMPQQRCLNCNSIDQQQCRTNATSMSSSYCGSAEASSCYACEYDDWSVQRGCGAPPTTAAILNCYECDGSTQQTCNAVDFTRCYRCNSDEAGAGCANWQRPGGIYIEECSLPAAPCLVLNHLNGTTERGCQREDFHCNATTVAKCRSCDGSFCNTGAFPEQRLWCHQCENCEQVALGQDSVPCPLLANEPSDQSAACLEFYDEHSKQVVRGCRSNSKLYYECLLRSGNEPSCRLCHTPGCNDTPGQQLRGDSLETEESSLMIRSTAAKRFTMFTASLSWFCITYQLILFNQGL, encoded by the exons ATGTTGTTCAACTCGATCCTGCTGCCATTAA GCCTTGGTTTGTTCCTCCTACTCCTGCCACCCAGTTGGGGAATTGTTTGCTATCATTGCGATTCCATCGCATTGCCCGAATGTGCCCAAACCCTGGGTGAAGTGGGCCTGCTGCCGTACAAGGAATGCGCCACGGAACTGACGTGTTCCATGTCCATTG TCGATTCCATTACGTATCGTGGCTGCGGCGCTGAAACTCCAACCACCCAAGCCACCTACTCCAAGCGCTGCTCCTCGAATCTCTGCAATGCTGGCGTCTATCCGCCAGGTCGCCTGAAGTGTCATCATTGCGCAGGGGAGACTTGTGTGTCAGCACCCGCTGGCAAGCCACATCCTTGTCTTCAGCACTACGAAGTAGATCAATGCTATACGGAGGTGTTGAATGCCACTTGGGCGTATCGTGGCTGCAGCTCCGATCAGAATCACACAGCGGCTGCCACAGCACAACTCTGCGATATCAATGGCTGCAATGAGGAGGAAGGAGCTTGGACTTTGTCCTGCGTAAGGTGTGACTCCCAGCAAACGCTTGGCTGCAAAATGGATCTGTTTCAGCTGAGCAAcagtgcaacgtgcaacatcAGTCAGTTCGAACAGTGTGAGATGCAAATGTTGCTGAGTGATGAGGAGCCACAATACTGCTTCAGCTATCGCCACTTGAGTCGTGTGGTGCGTGGTTGTTCAGCTGAGTTGCCAGCAGAACTGAAAGCAGTTAAGGATGATCTAGTGCAATGCGCTACGGCGGACAACTGCAATGCGGGCTGCATGCCACAGCAGCGTTGCCTCAACTGCAACTCCATCGATCAGCAGCAATGTCGCACCAACGCCACCTCAATGAGCAGCAGCTACTGCGGCTCAGCGGAGGCTTCCTCCTGCTATGCCTGCGAGTATGATGATTGGAGCGTGCAACGCGGTTGCGGTGCACCGCCCACAACTGCTGCAATACTCAATTGCTACGAATGTGATGGCAGCACTCAGCAAACCTGCAACGCCGTCGACTTTACGCGCTGCTATCGATGCAACAGCGACGAAGCAGGCGCTGGTTGCGCCAACTGGCAGCGTCCTGGTGGCATCTACATCGAGGAATGCTCGCTGCCTGCTGCCCCTTGCCTTGTGCTTAATCACTTGAATGGCACCACAGAGCGTGGTTGTCAACGTGAGGATTTCCACTGCAATGCAACGACTGTGGCCAAGTGTCGCAGTTGCGATGGCAGCTTCTGCAACACGGGCGCATTTCCCGAGCAGCGTTTGTGGTGTCATCAGTGCGAGAATTGCGAGCAAGTTGCACTGGGTCAGGACTCCGTGCCTTGTCCTCTGTTGGCCAATGAGCCGAGTGATCAAAGTGCTGCCTGCTTGGAGTTCTACGATGAGCACAGCAAGCAAGTGGTGCGTGGCTGTCGCTCCAACTCGAAGCTGTACTACGAGTGCTTGCTGCGCAGTGGCAATGAGCCGAGTTGTCGTCTGTGCCACACACCAGGTTGCAACGATACGCCGGGGCAACAGTTGCGTGGCGACAGCTTGGAGACGGAAGAAAGCTCACTGATGATCAGATCAACGGCTGCGAAGAGATTTACAATGTTCACAGCATCGCTTAGTTGGTTTTGCATTACTTATCAGCTAATTCTATTTAACCAAGGActgtaa
- the LOC133837170 gene encoding protein TsetseEP, whose amino-acid sequence MNGKQLRLWFALFALLLEGSGAQGQDEVTTQLPAVETELPPHEEPAVVEIVEPATEPVSTAEAGTVSESAAEPAVEPEAVAAKTPEAEPSSEPINEDAREPAAEAEPTTEVKPAEELEPAAEAEPEAQPEPALEAEPAAEPEPLSEPTIQSGTEPAAEPETEPAAEQLPEPAAKPETKPLAEPLPEPAAESEAKSATAPEAETDYQNDAAASQSHSSAEQTTMQPSPSLNTMNCYSCSSYPRGKCDQKPSDTSPCQAISKEGCYTLIKSDTQLIMRGCISELSEEGNKYCRKEPKHCVLCYDKLCNKDVAPPATASAVRILNNSAVWILYVIKLILF is encoded by the exons ATGAACGGAAAACAATTGCGCCTTTGGTTCGCGCTGTTTGCTCTGCTGTTGGAGGGCAGCGGGGCACAGGGACAGGATGAGGTCACAACGCAGCTGCCAGCGGTGGAAACAGAATTGCCACCGCATGAGGAACCTGCTGTGGTAGAGATAGTTGAGCCTGCAACTGAACCGGTTTCTACAGCGGAAGCTGGGACAGTTTCGGAATCAGCAGCTGAACCTGCGGTTGAACCTGAAGCTGTAGCTGCAAAAACTCCTGAAGCCGAACCCTCATCTGAACCAATTAATGAAGATGCTCGTGAAccagcagctgaagctgaaccAACAACCGAGGTTAAGCCAGCTGAAGAGCTTGAAccagcagctgaagctgaaccTGAAGCACAGCCTGAACCTGCACTTGAAGCTGAACCAGCAGCTGAACCTGAACCGCTTTCTGAACCGACAATTCAATCCGGAACCGAACCTGCAGCTGAACCCGAAACCGAACCTGCAGCTGAACAACTTCCTGAGCCAGCAGCTAAACCGGAAACCAAGCCACTAGCTGAACCACTTCCTGAACCAGCAGCTGAATCGGAAGCTAAATCTGCGACTGCTCCCGAAGCAGAAACGGATTACCAGAATGATGCAGCTGCAAGCCAAAGTCACAGTTCTGCGGAGCAAACAACGATGCAGCCAAGTCCCAGCTTGAACACGATGAATTGTTATAGCTGCTCCAGCTACCCGAGAGGCAAGTGTGATCAAAAGCCCAGTGATACGTCTCCATGTCAGGCAATCAGCAAAGAAGGATGCTACACACTCATTAAAT CTGATACCCAGCTCATAATGCGTGGATGCATTTCGGAGCTGTCGGAAGAGGGAAACAAATATTGCCGCAAGGAGCCAAAGCACTGTGTGCTCTGCTATGATAAGCTATGCAACAAGGATGTGGCACCGCCTGCCACAGCAAGTGCAGTTCGAATATTAAACAACTCCGCTGTGTGGATTCTCTATGTCATCAAATTAATTCTGTTCTGA
- the LOC133846505 gene encoding uncharacterized protein LOC133846505 isoform X1 — MRWKYWRILITIIALLFTNHSASFKYGSNKDNWYEMDIVQPGCGHDESDLETTTLDKATFTKPNRIEKKDTLDNKTLPKPSFGKTTLDKFAVHNATVDKEILEKTILNKATLIKRTINRLDKEILAKLPMQEATLDKWKLFQPTLDKLNSYTSKKLNESDKSETDESKVMPKNGTKPVRPRPLPQPMSESIGILCYKCSSDHRGSCALTEQKSQYSEFNVMCKVTKKDSGCYTTLDRHTRIITRGCLSVMSQSMENYCRKENELCEICFNNLCNIEKAPEIPEDSERDESQSLRGSFVLWLICVSASLSLAFG, encoded by the exons ATGCGTTGGAAATATTGGCGAATTTTGATAACAATAATCGCTTTATTATTTACGAACCACTCAGCATCGTTTAAATATGGGTCGAATAAAGATAATTGGTATGAAATGGACATTGTTCAACCTGGATGTGGTCACGATGAATCTGATTTGGAAACGACTACACTGGATAAAGCTACTTTTACTAAACCTAATAGGATAGAGAAGAAAGATACATTGGATAACAAAACTTTGCCTAAACCCTCATTTGGAAAAACAACGCTAGATAAATTTGCTGTGCACAACGCTACTGTGGATAAAGAAATATTGGAgaaaactatattaaataaagcCACTCTGATTAAACGTACTATTAATAGATTAGATAAAGAAATATTGGCGAAGCTTCCAATGCAAGAAGCTACCTTAGATAAGTGGAAACTATTTCAACCTACATTAGATAAACTTAATTCGTATACGTCCAAAAAACTCAATGAATCCGATAAATCCGAAACAGATGAATCTAAAGTGATGCCCAAAAACGGTACCAAGCCGGTTCGCCCTCGCCCTTTACCGCAGCCGATGTCTGAATCAATTGGCATTCTGTGTTACAAGTGCTCAAGTGATCATCGTGGATCTTGTGCACTGACAGAACAAAAATCTCAATACAGTGAATTCAATGTTATGTGCAAGGTTACAAAAAAGGATAGTGGCTGCTATACAACACTTGATC GGCACACCAGAATTATCACAAGAGGTTGTCTCTCCGTTATGTCTCAATCAATGGAGAACTATTGCCGAAAGGAAAACGAACTTTGTGagatttgttttaataatttatgcaatattGAAAAGGCTCCTGAAATACCAGAAGACTCCGAGCGAGATGAATCACAATCACTAAGAGGTAGTTTTGTCCTCTGGCTAATCTGCGTTTCAGCTTCACTAAGTCTTGCTTTTGGATAA
- the LOC133846505 gene encoding uncharacterized protein LOC133846505 isoform X2: MDIVQPGCGHDESDLETTTLDKATFTKPNRIEKKDTLDNKTLPKPSFGKTTLDKFAVHNATVDKEILEKTILNKATLIKRTINRLDKEILAKLPMQEATLDKWKLFQPTLDKLNSYTSKKLNESDKSETDESKVMPKNGTKPVRPRPLPQPMSESIGILCYKCSSDHRGSCALTEQKSQYSEFNVMCKVTKKDSGCYTTLDRHTRIITRGCLSVMSQSMENYCRKENELCEICFNNLCNIEKAPEIPEDSERDESQSLRGSFVLWLICVSASLSLAFG, encoded by the exons ATGGACATTGTTCAACCTGGATGTGGTCACGATGAATCTGATTTGGAAACGACTACACTGGATAAAGCTACTTTTACTAAACCTAATAGGATAGAGAAGAAAGATACATTGGATAACAAAACTTTGCCTAAACCCTCATTTGGAAAAACAACGCTAGATAAATTTGCTGTGCACAACGCTACTGTGGATAAAGAAATATTGGAgaaaactatattaaataaagcCACTCTGATTAAACGTACTATTAATAGATTAGATAAAGAAATATTGGCGAAGCTTCCAATGCAAGAAGCTACCTTAGATAAGTGGAAACTATTTCAACCTACATTAGATAAACTTAATTCGTATACGTCCAAAAAACTCAATGAATCCGATAAATCCGAAACAGATGAATCTAAAGTGATGCCCAAAAACGGTACCAAGCCGGTTCGCCCTCGCCCTTTACCGCAGCCGATGTCTGAATCAATTGGCATTCTGTGTTACAAGTGCTCAAGTGATCATCGTGGATCTTGTGCACTGACAGAACAAAAATCTCAATACAGTGAATTCAATGTTATGTGCAAGGTTACAAAAAAGGATAGTGGCTGCTATACAACACTTGATC GGCACACCAGAATTATCACAAGAGGTTGTCTCTCCGTTATGTCTCAATCAATGGAGAACTATTGCCGAAAGGAAAACGAACTTTGTGagatttgttttaataatttatgcaatattGAAAAGGCTCCTGAAATACCAGAAGACTCCGAGCGAGATGAATCACAATCACTAAGAGGTAGTTTTGTCCTCTGGCTAATCTGCGTTTCAGCTTCACTAAGTCTTGCTTTTGGATAA
- the LOC133846500 gene encoding major surface-labeled trophozoite antigen 417, with protein sequence MQFNKVGIFMAVIIAINLQGSLANSINCTTTGSEALTTCADDITLCFIQKAQDGTVTRGCLTQGTTCTAPDCLTCEGNNCNSNVNLMCRQCNGTDTACSTSNVTTSAVICAANQLCTAAVNTDETVSRGCGEQCAADNATCFSCTTDNCNLAIFPTDRRQCYQCTGEACNTVTDAMLEPCSLYKTEGQKCYTIGTNANTMDRGCTSDANAKCTATTEDASCLLCDNENGCNNRTYESVLNKCIKCSNDDTCLNAQNAADAQNCASSNYTLTAASCYTQLFDNGTVARGCVNELTETCDTENDCKECSTDACNTEEGTFTCYVCRSDNDPGCRTMTNIPPSPCINTSLTSTDSKQCLSGEWNGIVLRGCLIDASEVMKFQCVYDDDHCIACKGANCNNVTDKYNSAATLQHLGLGMLTIFFLVRNVVL encoded by the exons ATGCAGTTTAATAAAGTGGGCATTTTTATGGCCGTGATAATCGCAATCAATCTACAGGGATCCCTTGCCAATAGTATTA aTTGCACTACAACGGGCTCTGAAGCTCTCACCACCTGTGCAGACGATATAACTTtgtgttttattcaaaaag CACAAGATGGCACCGTGACACGTGGATGCCTGACACAAGGTACAACCTGTACGGCGCCCGATTGTCTGACCTGTGAGGGAAACAATTGCAACTCGAATGTGAATCTGATGTGCAGACAATGCAATGGCACCGATACAGCATGTTCCACCAGCAATGTCACAACATCCGCTGTCATATGCGCGGCAAATCAACTGTGTACCGCTGCCGTTAATACGGATGAGACTGTGTCGCGTGGTTGCGGCGAACAATGTGCCGCAGATAATGCCACCTGCTTCAGTTGCACTACGGACAACTGCAATTTGGCCATTTTTCCGACGGACCGACGACAGTGCTATCAGTGTACGGGTGAGGCATGCAACACGGTGACTGACGCTATGTTGGAGCCTTGTTCGCTGTACAAGACAGAGGGACAAAAGTGCTACACAATTGGCACGAATGCCAACACAATGGATCGTGGATGCACCTCTGATGCGAATGCCAAGTGTACGGCGACCACCGAGGATGCTAGCTGTTTGTTGTGTGACAATGAGAATGGTTGCAACAATCGCACATACGAAAGTGTGTTAAACAAATGCATCAAGTGCAGCAATGATGACACTTGCTTAAATGCTCAGAACGCGGCGGACGCTCAAAATTGTGCTAGCTCCAATTACACACTGACCGCAGCCAGTTGCTACACACAGCTCTTTGACAACGGTACTGTGGCACGTGGCTGCGTCAATGAATTGACAGAGACATGCGACACTGAGAACGATTGCAAAGAGTGCAGTACTGATGCATGCAACACGGAAGAGGGCACCTTCACATGCTACGTGTGTCGCAGTGACAACGATCCTGGATGTCGTACGATGACCAATATCCCTCCGTCACCCTGCATAAACACATCCCTGACCAGTACAGACTCAAAGCAATGCCTCAGTGGCGAGTGGA ATGGTATCGTTCTGCGTGGTTGCCTTATTGATGCGAGCGAGGTAATGAAGTTCCAATGTGTCTACGACGACGACCACTGTATAGCCTGCAAGGGAGCCAATTGTAACAATGTCACGGATAAATACAACAGCGCCGCTACCTTGCAACATTTGGGACTGGGAATGCTGACAATCTTCTTCTTAGTGCGAAACGTCGTTTTGTAA
- the LOC133836629 gene encoding uncharacterized protein DDB_G0271670, with product MRLLSLFMLLSLSVCATFRPGNALECYECIGSECDDLESVEIVSCNLDDDISTTATTEDTTTTNDSTSSSSTESSSTSSSQSTPSEPTTGTTESTETTPESTETTLETTETTPESTETTPESTDTTFETTETTPESTDTTPESTETTPESTESTTDSTTSESTDSSSTSTVDESTNTSTDSTSDSSTSESSTSDSSTTDSSTSDSSTSESSTSDSSTSESSTSDSSTSESSTSESSTSDSSTSDASSSTTTSEEPTTDSTATSENSSSSSEPTTEQTETSTGAGASSPSTSSESTTENTSSPSEDTSSASTDSTASESTATATDSSSETTSVATESPATTDSTTTEESSSSAATSADTRAIVEGVRSGRARRSLEALAVDKLLRNYRSAGRDVQYRTTACYTIMVNGEIQRGCIKIPVGQGGCQAIREKVGLPEDSIGDLCDACLTDRCNGSATLKVSFASLILLLGLGLRNLF from the exons ATGCGTCTGCTTAGtttgttcatgttgttgtcgctAAGTGTTTGTGCCACATTTAGGCCAG GAAATGCCCTTGAATGTTACGAATGCATTGGCAGCGAGTGCGATGATCTGGAGAGTGTGGAAATAGTTAGTTGCAATTTGGATGATGATAtcagcacaacagcaaccaccGAAGACACCACGACAACCAACGATTCAACGAGTTCATCGTCAACCGAGTCTTCATCAACCTCATCAAGTCAATCAACTCCATCAGAACCCACAACGGGGACTACAGAGTCAACAGAAACAACACCAGAGTCAACAGAAACAACTCTAGAAACGACAGAAACAACTCCAGAATCAACAGAAACCACGCCGGAGTCAACAGATACAACTTTCGAGACCACAGAAACAACTCCAGAGTCGACTGATACCACTCCAGAGTCGACAGAAACCACTCCTGAATCGACAGAGTCTACAACTGATTCGACTACCTCCGAATCGACAGATTCTTCATCTACCTCCACAGTTGATGAGTCTACCAATACTTCGACAGACTCGACATCGGATTCTTCGACTTCGGAATCCTCTACGTCGGATTCCTCGACGACGGATTCCTCGACATCGGATTCCTCCACTTCGGAATCTTCTACGTCGGATTCCTCTACTTCAGAATCCTCTACATCGGATTCCTCCACATCGGAATCTTCTACGTCGGAATCTTCGACTTCGGATTCCTCGACGTCCGATGCTTCTTCCTCAACGACAACAAGTGAAGAGCCAACCACAGATTCAACGGCGACAAGTGAAAACTCCTCTAGCTCATCAGAACCAACAACGGAACAAACAGAAACCTCAACAGGGGCTGGCGCTTCCTCTCCCTCTACCTCCTCAGAATCGACAACTGAAAACACTTCATCGCCAAGTGAAGATACATCGAGCGCTTCCACAGATTCCACCGCATCTGAATcaaccgcaacagcaaccgaTAGTTCATCCGAAACTACAAGCGTTGCCACAGAATCCCCCGCAACTACAGATTCGACAACAACAGAGGAATCCTCAAGCAGCGCAGCTACCTCTGCAGACACAAGGGCTATTGTTGAAGGAGTGCGCTCTGGCCGAGCTCGTCGATCTCTCGAGGCGCTGGCAGTGGACAAGCTATTGCGCAATTATCGTTCCGCTGGACGAGATGTTCAATATAGGACAACGGCTTGCTACACCATTATGGTGAATGGAG AGATTCAACGTGGCTGCATTAAGATACCTGTGGGCCAAGGCGGTTGCCAGGCCATACGTGAAAAGGTCGGACTGCCGGAGGACTCCATTGGAGATCTGTGCGATGCCTGTCTCACAGACCGTTGCAATGGCAGCGCCACTCTGAAAGTATCGTTTGCTTCATTGATCCTCCTGCTGGGCCTAGGATTGAGGAACCTTTTCTAG